One Candidatus Woesearchaeota archaeon DNA segment encodes these proteins:
- a CDS encoding response regulator — MKSDNKEPHRGQLDDMVNDAFSKKRILIAEDDELSRMIFSFQLQDEYDVFFANDGKAATDLVLSYHYDLIILDERMPKMSGSKANEEIRQYQPDVPIFGISASFGELSYLYEVKDKYDEVLAKPYDVDVLRNLIRKYI; from the coding sequence ATGAAGTCAGATAATAAAGAACCTCATAGGGGTCAACTAGATGACATGGTGAATGATGCTTTTTCTAAAAAGAGAATTCTTATTGCAGAAGATGATGAACTTTCTAGAATGATTTTTAGTTTTCAATTACAAGACGAGTACGATGTTTTTTTTGCTAATGATGGTAAAGCAGCAACTGATTTAGTTTTATCATATCATTATGATTTAATTATCTTAGATGAGCGTATGCCAAAAATGAGTGGTTCTAAGGCGAATGAAGAGATTAGACAATATCAGCCAGACGTTCCTATTTTTGGTATAAGTGCATCATTTGGTGAGTTAAGTTATTTATATGAAGTAAAAGACAAGTATGATGAAGTGCTTGCTAAACCATATGATGTGGATGTTCTTCGTAATCTAATTAGAAAATACATATAA
- a CDS encoding RimK/LysX family protein: protein MTSAKDTDDEQHIIGFTEPVLCTSNGKHIQVRARIDTGASKSSIDEKLAKELGLGPILGEKTIRNAHGSSSRKFVDVTIELAGRKFTEHFTIADRSTMRFPVLIGRNILRKGFLINPKRKARKVQLK, encoded by the coding sequence ATGACCTCTGCAAAAGATACTGATGATGAACAGCATATAATTGGTTTTACAGAACCTGTATTATGTACATCGAATGGTAAGCATATTCAAGTTCGAGCAAGAATTGATACTGGTGCTTCAAAAAGTTCAATTGATGAAAAACTAGCTAAAGAATTAGGTTTAGGTCCTATTTTGGGCGAGAAAACAATTCGTAACGCGCATGGAAGTAGTTCAAGAAAATTTGTAGATGTAACTATTGAACTTGCGGGAAGAAAATTTACTGAACATTTTACTATTGCTGACAGATCAACTATGCGTTTTCCCGTACTTATTGGTCGCAATATTTTACGAAAAGGTTTTTTAATTAATCCAAAAAGAAAAGCCCGCAAGGTGCAACTGAAATGA
- a CDS encoding RimK family alpha-L-glutamate ligase, giving the protein MKAALISLESESSKWTAVAMEKYFDEVDLLNIRHIEISISGKKAEILYKGTPLARYDCIFAKGSFRYANLLKTLTLLINGTAYMPISDRAFTFAHDKLLTQLEFQRNGIPMPTTYLASTITAARSILERLNYPIIMKFPQGTGGKGVLFAESFASASSILDALSSLRQPFIIQEFLETGGRDVRAFVIGGQVTAAYQRKAKKNEARSNIHSGGTGDVIELDDETKRIAVKAAEALGADVCGVDILMTHKGPMVLEVNLSPGLQGITQYTGIDIADKIAKYLADRTQAKMNRSQKKGADKVLSVIDKADKKEDTLITSIDFRGSRVLLPEMVSKLANFKEDDDYEFVVKNSEIYIKKFEMKEYKD; this is encoded by the coding sequence ATGAAAGCAGCATTAATTAGTTTAGAAAGTGAGTCAAGTAAATGGACGGCTGTTGCAATGGAGAAATATTTTGATGAAGTTGATTTACTTAATATTCGTCATATCGAAATTAGTATTAGTGGTAAGAAAGCAGAAATTTTATACAAAGGAACTCCTTTAGCAAGATATGATTGTATTTTTGCAAAAGGCTCGTTTCGTTACGCTAATCTTCTTAAAACATTAACGCTTCTTATTAATGGTACTGCTTATATGCCGATTAGTGATAGAGCGTTTACGTTTGCTCATGATAAACTTTTAACACAACTAGAGTTTCAAAGAAATGGTATTCCTATGCCTACAACGTATTTGGCATCAACTATTACTGCGGCACGTTCTATTCTTGAGCGACTTAATTATCCAATTATTATGAAGTTTCCTCAAGGAACAGGTGGAAAAGGTGTGCTTTTTGCTGAAAGTTTTGCATCAGCATCATCTATTCTTGATGCGCTTTCCTCTCTTCGTCAGCCGTTTATTATTCAAGAGTTTTTAGAAACTGGTGGGCGTGATGTGCGTGCATTCGTTATTGGTGGTCAAGTTACTGCTGCTTATCAACGAAAAGCAAAGAAGAATGAAGCTCGATCAAATATTCATTCTGGTGGAACTGGTGATGTTATTGAGCTTGATGATGAAACAAAGCGTATTGCAGTAAAGGCAGCAGAAGCGCTTGGTGCAGATGTTTGTGGCGTGGATATTTTAATGACCCATAAAGGACCTATGGTTTTAGAAGTTAATTTAAGTCCTGGTTTGCAAGGCATTACTCAATACACAGGAATTGATATTGCTGATAAAATTGCAAAATATCTTGCTGACAGAACACAAGCAAAGATGAATCGCTCTCAAAAGAAAGGAGCTGATAAAGTGCTTTCGGTTATTGATAAGGCTGATAAAAAAGAAGACACGCTTATTACTTCAATTGATTTTAGAGGAAGTCGCGTTTTACTTCCTGAAATGGTTTCTAAATTAGCGAACTTTAAAGAAGATGATGACTATGAGTTTGTCGTAAAAAATAGCGAAATTTATATTAAGAAGTTTGAGATGAAAGAATATAAAGATTAG